In the Pseudomonas sp. DTU_2021_1001937_2_SI_NGA_ILE_001 genome, one interval contains:
- a CDS encoding ABC transporter permease, which yields MIFDYNVVWDSLPLYFSGLLTTLKLLGIALFFGLLAALPLGIMRVSRNRWVNLPAWLYTYVIRGTPMLVQLFLIYYGLAQFAVVRESFLWPWLSSATFCACLAFAINTSAYTAEIIAGSLKATPAGEIEAARAMGMSPVTLYRRILLPSALRRALPQYSNEVIMMLQTTSLASIVTLIDITGAARTVNAQYYLPFEAYITAGVFYLCLTFILVRLFRLAERRWLGYLAPRKV from the coding sequence ATGATTTTCGATTACAACGTGGTCTGGGACAGCCTGCCGCTGTACTTCAGCGGCCTGCTGACCACCCTCAAGCTGCTGGGCATTGCGCTGTTCTTCGGCCTGCTGGCGGCCCTGCCGCTGGGTATCATGCGCGTCTCCAGGAACCGCTGGGTCAACCTGCCGGCCTGGCTGTACACCTACGTGATTCGCGGCACGCCGATGCTGGTGCAGCTGTTCCTGATCTACTACGGCCTGGCGCAGTTCGCCGTAGTGCGCGAGAGCTTCCTGTGGCCCTGGTTGTCCAGCGCGACGTTTTGCGCCTGCCTGGCGTTCGCCATCAATACCAGCGCCTACACCGCCGAAATCATCGCCGGCAGCCTCAAGGCCACCCCGGCGGGGGAGATCGAGGCGGCGCGGGCCATGGGCATGTCGCCAGTGACCTTGTACCGGCGCATCCTGCTACCCTCGGCGTTGCGTCGTGCGCTGCCGCAATACAGCAATGAAGTGATCATGATGCTGCAGACCACCAGCCTGGCCTCCATCGTCACCCTGATCGACATCACCGGCGCGGCGCGTACCGTCAATGCCCAGTACTACCTGCCTTTCGAGGCCTATATCACCGCAGGCGTCTTCTATCTGTGCCTGACTTTCATTCTCGTGCGGCTGTTCAGGTTGGCTGAACGCCGCTGGTTGGGGTATCTGGCCCCGAGGAAGGTCTGA
- a CDS encoding MFS transporter, whose amino-acid sequence MTTPESAPQPTQLQVTLQVVSIVMFTFIGYLYIGIPIAVLPGYVHNELGLGTITAGLVISVQYLATLLSRPWAGRVIDNLGCKKAVQFGLLGCAVSGVFMLVAVWLQQWPLLSVACLFVGRLILGSAESLVGSGAIGWGIGRVGAQHTAKVISWNGIASYGSMAIGAPLGVWMVKTFGLASMGTSLILLGLLSQLLAWKKAPVPIVHGERMPFIHVLGRVFPHGMGLALGSIGFGTIATFITLYYASKQWPNAALCLTLFGACFIIARLLFGNLINRLGGFRVAIACLSVETLGLLALWMANTPELALLGAALTGFGFSLVFPALGVEAVNLVPASSRGAAVGAYSLFIDLSLGLTGPLAGAIAAGFGFVSIFLFAALASLAGLALSVTLYRRSRLARSQ is encoded by the coding sequence ATGACCACACCTGAATCCGCTCCACAACCGACCCAACTGCAGGTAACCCTGCAGGTCGTGTCCATCGTGATGTTCACCTTCATCGGCTACCTGTACATCGGCATCCCCATCGCCGTATTACCGGGTTATGTGCACAACGAGCTGGGCTTGGGCACGATCACCGCCGGCCTGGTGATCAGCGTGCAGTACCTGGCCACCCTGCTCAGCCGGCCCTGGGCCGGGCGAGTGATCGACAACCTGGGCTGCAAGAAGGCCGTGCAGTTCGGCCTGCTCGGCTGCGCCGTCAGCGGTGTATTCATGCTGGTAGCCGTGTGGCTGCAGCAATGGCCGCTGCTCAGCGTGGCCTGCCTGTTCGTCGGCCGGCTGATCCTCGGCAGTGCCGAAAGCCTGGTAGGGTCCGGCGCCATCGGCTGGGGCATTGGCCGGGTCGGTGCGCAACATACCGCCAAAGTGATCTCCTGGAACGGGATCGCCAGCTACGGCTCGATGGCCATCGGCGCCCCACTGGGGGTCTGGATGGTCAAGACTTTCGGCCTGGCCAGCATGGGCACAAGCCTGATCCTGCTGGGGCTGCTCAGCCAGTTGCTGGCCTGGAAAAAAGCCCCGGTGCCGATCGTGCACGGCGAGCGCATGCCGTTCATCCATGTGCTGGGCCGGGTATTCCCGCACGGCATGGGCCTGGCGCTGGGCTCCATCGGCTTTGGCACCATCGCCACCTTCATCACCCTCTATTACGCCAGCAAGCAGTGGCCCAACGCCGCACTGTGCCTGACCCTGTTCGGCGCCTGCTTCATCATTGCGCGGCTGCTGTTCGGCAACCTCATCAATCGCCTGGGCGGCTTTCGCGTGGCGATCGCCTGCCTGAGCGTGGAAACCCTCGGCCTGCTGGCGCTGTGGATGGCCAATACGCCGGAGCTGGCGCTGCTCGGAGCAGCACTCACCGGCTTTGGTTTCTCGCTGGTGTTCCCGGCGCTGGGAGTCGAGGCGGTGAATCTGGTGCCGGCGTCCAGTCGTGGCGCCGCAGTGGGCGCCTATTCGCTGTTCATCGACCTGTCGCTGGGCCTGACCGGCCCATTGGCCGGTGCCATTGCCGCCGGCTTCGGCTTCGTGTCGATCTTCCTGTTCGCCGCCCTGGCCTCACTGGCCGGCCTGGCACTCAGCGTCACCCTGTATCGCCGCAGCCGACTGGCCCGTAGTCAGTAA
- a CDS encoding ABC transporter ATP-binding protein, producing the protein MNKLQVQDLHKRYGTHEVLKGVSLTARAGDVISIIGSSGSGKSTFLRCINLLEQPHAGKILLNDEELRLVPGKDGALRAADPKQLQRMRSRLSMVFQHFNLWAHMTALENVIEAPIQVLRVSRKEAIERAEHYLARVGVAHRKDAYPGHMSGGEQQRVAIARALAMEPEVMLFDEPTSALDPELVGDVLKVMQSLAQEGRTMVVVTHEMGFAREVSNQLVFLHQGLVQEQGDPREVLANPSSERLRQFLSGSLK; encoded by the coding sequence ATGAACAAACTGCAAGTCCAGGATCTGCACAAGCGCTACGGCACCCACGAGGTGCTCAAGGGTGTGTCCCTGACCGCCCGGGCCGGTGATGTCATCAGCATCATCGGCTCCAGCGGCTCGGGCAAGAGCACCTTCCTGCGCTGCATCAACCTGCTCGAACAGCCGCACGCCGGCAAGATCCTGCTCAACGACGAGGAGCTGCGCCTGGTGCCGGGCAAGGACGGCGCCCTGCGCGCCGCTGACCCCAAGCAGTTGCAGCGCATGCGCTCGCGGCTGTCGATGGTGTTCCAGCACTTCAACCTGTGGGCGCACATGACCGCCCTGGAGAACGTCATCGAGGCGCCGATCCAGGTGTTGAGGGTGTCGCGCAAGGAGGCGATCGAGCGCGCCGAGCACTATCTGGCGCGGGTGGGCGTAGCGCATCGCAAGGACGCCTACCCGGGGCACATGTCCGGTGGCGAGCAGCAGCGCGTGGCCATCGCCCGTGCCTTGGCCATGGAGCCGGAGGTGATGCTGTTCGACGAGCCGACCTCGGCGCTGGATCCGGAGCTGGTCGGTGACGTGCTCAAGGTCATGCAGAGCCTGGCCCAGGAAGGCCGCACCATGGTGGTGGTCACCCATGAGATGGGCTTTGCCCGCGAGGTGTCCAACCAGTTGGTGTTCCTGCACCAGGGGCTGGTTCAGGAGCAGGGCGACCCCCGCGAGGTGCTGGCCAACCCCAGTTCCGAGCGCCTGCGCCAGTTCCTGTCGGGCAGTCTCAAGTAG
- the arfB gene encoding alternative ribosome rescue aminoacyl-tRNA hydrolase ArfB, whose amino-acid sequence MLVISNTVQLPDSEIEWSAIRAQGAGGQNVNKVSSAIHLRFDTQASSLPALYKERLLAWRDSRITADGVIVIKAQQYRTQEQNRADALLRLVELIQAATRVEKKRRPTKPTLGSQKRRLEAKSQRGSIKAGRGKVDY is encoded by the coding sequence ATGCTGGTCATTTCCAACACGGTCCAGCTGCCGGACAGCGAGATCGAATGGTCGGCCATTCGCGCCCAGGGCGCGGGTGGGCAGAACGTCAACAAGGTCTCCAGTGCCATTCACCTGCGTTTCGATACCCAGGCGTCTTCGCTTCCGGCGCTCTACAAGGAACGCCTGCTGGCCTGGCGTGACAGCCGCATTACCGCCGATGGGGTGATCGTCATCAAGGCCCAGCAGTATCGTACCCAGGAGCAGAATCGCGCCGATGCGCTGCTGCGCCTGGTGGAGCTGATCCAGGCCGCGACCAGAGTGGAGAAGAAGCGCCGGCCGACCAAGCCGACCCTCGGTTCACAGAAACGCCGCCTGGAAGCCAAGAGCCAGCGCGGTTCGATCAAGGCCGGGCGCGGCAAGGTCGATTACTGA
- a CDS encoding 4a-hydroxytetrahydrobiopterin dehydratase — MSTLDQRPCQPCHGQASPVTDEDLVVLMPQLPGWQLHTRDGIKQLEKTYAFKDFASALAFTNTIGALAEAENHHPALLTEWGRVTVTWWTHAIGGLHANDFILAARTEGAAEQAPGHQ, encoded by the coding sequence ATGAGCACCCTGGACCAACGCCCCTGCCAGCCCTGTCACGGCCAGGCCAGCCCCGTTACCGATGAAGACCTGGTCGTGCTGATGCCGCAGCTGCCCGGCTGGCAATTGCACACCCGCGATGGCATCAAGCAGCTGGAAAAGACCTACGCCTTCAAGGATTTCGCCAGCGCCCTGGCCTTCACCAACACCATAGGGGCCCTGGCCGAGGCCGAAAATCATCACCCTGCCCTGCTGACCGAATGGGGGCGGGTCACCGTGACCTGGTGGACGCATGCCATCGGCGGCTTGCATGCCAACGACTTCATTCTTGCGGCGCGCACCGAAGGGGCCGCCGAGCAGGCGCCAGGCCATCAATGA
- the acs gene encoding acetate--CoA ligase: MSAASLYPVRPEVAANTLTDEATYKAMYQQSVVNPDGFWREQAKRLDWIKPFTHVKQTSFDDHRVDIKWFADGTLNVAYNCLDRHLEERGDSIAIIWEGDDPSEHREITYRELHAEVCKFANALRGQDVHRGDVVTIYMPMIPEAVVAMLACARIGAIHSVVFGGFSPEALAGRIIDCRSKVVITADEGLRGGKKTPLKANVDRALTNPETSSVQKVIVCKRTGGEIEWNRHRDIWYHALLEVASSTCAPKEMGAEESLFILYTSGSTGKPKGVLHTTAGYLLYAALTHERVFDYRPGEVYWCTADVGWVTGHSYIVYGPLANGATTLLFEGVPNYPDITRVSKIIDKHKVNILYTAPTAIRAMMAEGTKSVEGADGSSLRLLGSVGEPINPEAWGWYYDTVGKQQCPIVDTWWQTETGGILISPLPGATALKPGSATRPFFGVIPALVDNLGNLIEGPAEGNLVILDSWPGQSRSLYGDHDRFVDTYFKTFRGMYFTGDGARRDEDGYYWITGRVDDVLNVSGHRMGTAEIESAMVAHPKVAEAAVVGVPHDLKGQGIYVYVTLNSGEVPDEALRMELRNWVRKEIGPIASPDVIQWAPGLPKTRSGKIMRRILRKIATGEYDALGDISTLADPGVVQHLIDTHKTMSAA, from the coding sequence ATGAGTGCAGCTTCCCTGTATCCCGTCCGCCCGGAAGTCGCGGCCAATACGCTGACCGATGAGGCGACCTACAAGGCCATGTACCAGCAGTCGGTGGTCAACCCCGATGGCTTCTGGCGTGAGCAGGCCAAGCGCCTCGATTGGATCAAGCCCTTTACCCACGTCAAGCAGACCTCTTTCGACGATCATCGCGTCGACATCAAGTGGTTCGCCGACGGCACCCTCAACGTCGCCTACAACTGCCTCGACCGTCACCTGGAAGAGCGCGGCGACAGCATCGCGATCATCTGGGAAGGCGACGACCCGTCCGAACACCGCGAGATCACCTACCGCGAGCTGCATGCCGAAGTCTGCAAGTTCGCCAACGCCCTGCGTGGCCAGGACGTGCACCGCGGCGACGTGGTGACCATCTACATGCCGATGATTCCCGAGGCCGTGGTGGCCATGCTGGCCTGTGCGCGCATCGGTGCCATCCACTCGGTGGTGTTCGGTGGCTTCTCTCCCGAGGCTCTGGCCGGCCGCATCATCGACTGCCGCTCCAAGGTGGTGATCACCGCTGACGAAGGTCTGCGGGGTGGCAAGAAGACGCCGCTGAAGGCCAACGTCGACCGCGCCCTGACCAACCCCGAGACCAGCAGCGTGCAGAAAGTCATCGTGTGCAAGCGCACCGGTGGCGAGATCGAGTGGAACCGCCACCGTGACATCTGGTACCACGCCCTGCTGGAAGTGGCGTCGAGCACCTGTGCGCCGAAGGAAATGGGCGCCGAAGAGTCGCTGTTCATCCTCTACACCTCCGGTTCCACCGGCAAGCCCAAGGGCGTGCTGCACACTACGGCGGGCTACCTGCTGTATGCCGCGCTGACCCACGAGCGCGTATTCGACTACCGCCCCGGCGAGGTCTACTGGTGCACCGCCGACGTGGGCTGGGTCACTGGCCACAGCTACATCGTCTACGGTCCGCTGGCCAACGGTGCGACCACCCTGCTGTTCGAGGGTGTACCGAACTACCCGGATATCACCCGCGTGTCGAAGATCATCGACAAGCACAAGGTCAACATTCTCTACACCGCGCCTACCGCCATTCGCGCGATGATGGCCGAGGGCACCAAGTCGGTGGAAGGCGCCGACGGCTCCAGCCTGCGCCTGCTGGGCTCGGTGGGCGAGCCGATCAACCCCGAGGCCTGGGGCTGGTACTACGATACCGTGGGCAAGCAGCAGTGCCCGATCGTCGACACCTGGTGGCAGACCGAGACCGGCGGCATCCTGATCAGCCCGCTGCCCGGCGCCACCGCGCTCAAGCCAGGCTCGGCGACCCGGCCGTTCTTCGGTGTGATCCCCGCGCTGGTCGACAACCTGGGCAACCTGATCGAAGGGCCGGCCGAAGGCAATCTGGTGATTCTCGACTCCTGGCCAGGCCAGTCGCGTTCGCTGTACGGCGACCACGACCGTTTCGTCGACACCTACTTCAAGACCTTCCGCGGCATGTACTTCACCGGCGACGGTGCGCGCCGCGACGAAGATGGCTACTACTGGATCACCGGACGTGTGGACGACGTGCTCAACGTTTCCGGCCACCGCATGGGCACCGCCGAGATCGAGAGCGCCATGGTCGCCCACCCGAAAGTCGCCGAAGCGGCGGTGGTCGGTGTGCCGCACGACCTCAAGGGACAGGGCATCTACGTGTACGTGACCCTCAACTCCGGCGAGGTGCCCGACGAAGCGCTGCGCATGGAGCTGCGCAACTGGGTGCGCAAGGAGATTGGTCCTATTGCCTCGCCAGACGTCATCCAGTGGGCGCCGGGGCTGCCGAAGACCCGTTCCGGCAAGATCATGCGACGTATCCTGCGCAAGATTGCCACCGGCGAGTACGACGCGCTGGGTGACATCTCCACCCTGGCCGACCCGGGCGTGGTACAGCACCTGATCGACACCCACAAGACCATGAGCGCGGCCTGA
- the argR gene encoding transcriptional regulator ArgR — protein sequence MTAHRIGFLVWPGTRALTLALAEEALSVAQRVHPEVRYEAVFLQAEAAGAVAEEGWRLPGEPWSPAALEGLGKLFLLADEPPAPVSASLGSALKFLVRSGCMIGGLSAGVYPLAQLGLLDGYRVAVHWRWQDDFSERFPKAIATSHLFDWDRDRLTACGGLSVLDLLLAVLSRDHGAELAGAVSEELVVERIREGGERQRIPLQNRLGSSHPKLTQAVLLMEANIEEPLTTDEIAQHVCVSRRQLERIFKQYLNRVPSQYYLELRLNKARQMLMQTSKSIIQIGLSCGFSSGPHFSSAYRNFFGATPREDRNQRRSNSPFELSSVPAERG from the coding sequence ATGACTGCCCATCGAATAGGTTTTCTCGTCTGGCCCGGCACCAGGGCCCTTACGCTGGCCCTGGCCGAGGAAGCCTTGAGCGTGGCCCAGAGGGTCCACCCCGAAGTGCGCTACGAAGCCGTGTTCCTGCAGGCCGAGGCGGCCGGCGCGGTGGCCGAGGAGGGCTGGCGCCTGCCGGGCGAGCCCTGGTCGCCTGCCGCGCTCGAGGGGCTGGGCAAGCTGTTTCTGCTGGCCGACGAGCCACCGGCGCCGGTTTCTGCCAGCCTGGGCAGCGCGCTCAAGTTCCTGGTGCGCAGCGGCTGCATGATTGGCGGCCTGTCGGCCGGGGTCTACCCGCTGGCGCAGCTGGGCCTGCTCGACGGCTACCGCGTGGCGGTGCACTGGCGCTGGCAGGATGATTTCAGCGAGCGCTTCCCCAAGGCCATCGCCACCAGCCACCTGTTCGACTGGGATCGCGACCGCCTTACGGCCTGTGGCGGCCTGTCGGTACTCGACCTGCTGCTGGCGGTGCTGTCCCGCGACCACGGCGCGGAACTGGCCGGTGCGGTGTCCGAAGAGCTGGTGGTCGAGCGCATTCGCGAAGGCGGCGAGCGCCAGCGCATTCCGTTGCAGAATCGCCTGGGGTCCAGCCACCCGAAGCTGACCCAGGCCGTGCTGCTGATGGAGGCGAACATCGAAGAACCGCTGACCACCGACGAGATCGCCCAGCATGTCTGCGTATCGCGCCGCCAGCTGGAGCGCATCTTCAAGCAGTACCTGAACCGCGTGCCCAGCCAGTATTACCTGGAGTTGCGCCTCAACAAGGCGCGGCAGATGCTGATGCAGACCAGCAAGTCGATCATCCAGATCGGCCTGTCGTGCGGCTTCTCGTCCGGCCCGCATTTTTCCAGCGCGTATCGCAACTTCTTTGGCGCCACCCCGCGCGAAGACCGCAACCAGCGACGCAGTAACAGCCCGTTCGAACTGTCCTCGGTGCCCGCTGAGCGCGGTTGA
- a CDS encoding DUF2790 domain-containing protein: MKRSLWVLALCGFSTLVMADEPAARTASQADSAIPAVETYTYGSHPDIARVISISPTPNVCKVVPVRMTYEDSHGQRHVMSYQIMANGCGNS, translated from the coding sequence ATGAAACGCTCACTCTGGGTTCTGGCACTCTGCGGTTTCAGCACACTGGTCATGGCTGACGAACCCGCTGCCCGAACGGCCAGCCAGGCAGACTCCGCCATCCCTGCCGTGGAAACCTACACCTACGGCTCGCACCCGGATATCGCCCGGGTGATCTCGATCAGCCCCACCCCCAACGTCTGCAAGGTGGTGCCAGTGCGCATGACCTACGAAGACTCCCACGGCCAGCGGCACGTCATGAGCTACCAGATCATGGCCAACGGCTGCGGCAACAGCTGA
- a CDS encoding ABC transporter permease: protein MLNGYGAVILEGTWLTLQLALSSMALAIVLGLLGVAIRLSPLRWLAWLGDLYSTVVRGIPDLVLILLIFYGGQDLINRIAPLLGFDDYIDLDPMASGIFTLGFIFGAYLSETFRGAFMGIPKGQAEAGMAYGMSRFQVFWRIQVPQMIRLAIPGFTNNWLVLTKATALISVVGLQDMMFKAKQAADATREPFTFYLAVAALYLLITSVSMLALRWLEKRYTVGVRAAEL, encoded by the coding sequence ATGTTGAATGGCTACGGGGCCGTGATCCTCGAAGGCACCTGGCTGACGCTGCAGCTGGCATTGTCGTCGATGGCCCTGGCAATCGTCCTGGGCCTGCTTGGCGTGGCAATTCGCCTGTCGCCCCTGCGCTGGCTGGCCTGGCTGGGCGACCTGTACAGCACCGTGGTGCGCGGAATTCCCGACCTGGTGCTGATCCTGCTGATCTTCTATGGCGGCCAGGACCTGATCAACCGCATCGCGCCGCTGCTGGGCTTCGATGACTACATCGACCTCGACCCGATGGCGTCGGGCATCTTCACCCTCGGCTTCATCTTCGGCGCTTATCTGTCGGAAACCTTCCGCGGCGCGTTCATGGGGATTCCCAAGGGCCAGGCCGAGGCCGGCATGGCCTACGGCATGAGCCGTTTCCAGGTGTTCTGGCGCATCCAGGTGCCGCAGATGATCCGCCTGGCGATTCCCGGCTTCACCAACAACTGGCTGGTGCTGACCAAGGCCACCGCGCTGATCTCGGTGGTCGGCCTGCAGGACATGATGTTCAAGGCCAAGCAGGCGGCGGACGCGACCCGTGAACCGTTCACCTTCTACCTGGCGGTGGCGGCACTGTACCTGCTGATTACCAGCGTCTCGATGCTGGCGCTGCGCTGGCTGGAAAAACGCTACACCGTGGGTGTGAGGGCGGCCGAGCTATGA
- a CDS encoding amino acid permease encodes MTASDSGFKRRLKNRHIQLIALGGAVGTGLFLGSAGVLKSAGPSMILGYAICGFIAFLIMRQLGEMIVEEPVAGSFSHFAHNYWGGFAGFLSGWNCWLLYILVGMSELSAVGKYVHYWWPEIPTWVTAAAFFLLINAINLTNVKVFGETEFWFAIIKVAAIVGMIGLGCYLLLSGQGGPDASVSNLWAHGGFFPHGVSGLVMALAFIMFSFGGLEMLGFTAAEAEQPKTVIPKAINQVIYRILIFYIGALLVLLSLTPWDSLLGTLNASGDAYSGSPFVQVFSLLGSDAAAHLLNFVVLTAALSVYNSGTYCNSRMLVGMAEQGDAPRGLARVDRRGVPVPAILASAAVTVIAVLLNYLMPGEALELLMSLVVATLVINWAMISYSHLKFRQHLQRSGQVPAFKALWYPWGNYLCLAFVGLILGIMLLIPGIRISVFAIPVWLAVMAVFYWLKPRRAKLA; translated from the coding sequence ATGACTGCAAGCGACTCCGGCTTCAAGCGCCGGTTGAAGAACCGCCATATCCAGCTCATCGCCCTGGGTGGCGCGGTGGGCACCGGCCTGTTCCTGGGCTCTGCCGGTGTGCTCAAGAGTGCCGGGCCATCGATGATCCTGGGCTATGCCATCTGCGGCTTCATCGCCTTCCTGATCATGCGCCAACTCGGCGAGATGATCGTCGAAGAGCCGGTGGCCGGCTCGTTCAGTCATTTCGCGCACAACTACTGGGGTGGCTTCGCCGGCTTTCTGTCGGGCTGGAACTGCTGGCTGCTGTACATTCTGGTGGGCATGTCGGAACTCTCCGCCGTGGGCAAGTACGTGCATTACTGGTGGCCGGAGATTCCGACCTGGGTCACCGCAGCGGCGTTCTTCCTGCTGATCAACGCCATCAACCTGACCAATGTGAAGGTTTTCGGTGAAACCGAGTTCTGGTTCGCGATCATCAAGGTCGCGGCGATCGTTGGCATGATCGGCCTGGGCTGCTACTTGCTGCTCAGCGGTCAGGGTGGCCCCGATGCCTCGGTGAGCAACCTGTGGGCGCATGGTGGCTTTTTCCCGCACGGCGTCAGCGGGCTGGTCATGGCTTTGGCGTTCATCATGTTTTCCTTTGGTGGCCTGGAAATGCTCGGCTTCACCGCCGCTGAGGCCGAACAGCCGAAAACGGTCATCCCCAAGGCGATCAACCAGGTCATCTACCGCATCCTGATCTTCTACATCGGTGCGTTGCTGGTGCTGTTGTCGCTGACGCCCTGGGACAGTCTGCTCGGTACGTTGAACGCCTCTGGCGATGCCTACAGCGGCAGTCCTTTCGTGCAGGTGTTCTCCCTGCTGGGCAGCGATGCCGCCGCTCATCTGCTCAACTTCGTGGTGCTGACTGCGGCGCTGTCGGTGTACAACAGCGGCACCTACTGCAACAGCCGCATGCTGGTGGGCATGGCTGAGCAGGGCGATGCGCCGCGCGGCCTGGCCAGGGTCGACCGGCGCGGCGTGCCGGTGCCGGCGATTCTCGCCTCGGCGGCGGTCACCGTGATTGCCGTGCTGCTCAACTACCTGATGCCCGGCGAGGCGCTGGAGCTGTTGATGTCGCTAGTGGTGGCGACGCTGGTGATCAACTGGGCGATGATCAGCTATTCACACCTGAAGTTTCGCCAGCATCTGCAGCGCAGTGGCCAGGTTCCGGCCTTCAAGGCACTGTGGTATCCCTGGGGCAACTACCTGTGCCTGGCCTTCGTGGGGCTGATCCTCGGCATCATGCTGTTGATCCCCGGTATTCGCATCTCGGTGTTCGCGATACCGGTGTGGCTGGCGGTGATGGCTGTGTTCTACTGGCTCAAGCCGCGCCGGGCCAAGCTCGCCTGA
- a CDS encoding ABC transporter substrate-binding protein produces MKKLVLFGALALSMIVQPVFADEKPLKIGIEAAYPPFASKAADGSIVGFDYDIGNALCEEMKVKCTWVEQEFDGLIPALKVRKIDAILSSMSITDDRKKSVDFTGKYYNSPARLVLKEGVAVSDSLAEISGKRIGVQRGSIHERFAREVLAPKGAVVTPYSSQNEIYLDITAGRLDGTVADATLLQDGFLKTDAGKGYAFTGPAFTDPKYFGEGIGIAVRKGDKENLERLNAAIAAIRANGKYKAIQDKYFDFDIYGK; encoded by the coding sequence ATGAAGAAGCTAGTGCTTTTTGGCGCTTTGGCGTTGTCGATGATCGTCCAGCCGGTATTCGCCGATGAGAAACCCCTGAAGATCGGCATCGAAGCGGCCTATCCTCCGTTCGCCTCCAAGGCCGCCGACGGCAGCATCGTGGGCTTCGACTACGACATCGGTAATGCCCTGTGCGAAGAGATGAAGGTCAAATGCACCTGGGTCGAGCAGGAGTTCGATGGCCTGATCCCGGCGCTGAAGGTCCGCAAGATCGACGCCATTCTGTCGTCCATGTCCATCACCGACGACCGCAAGAAGTCCGTGGACTTCACTGGCAAGTACTACAACTCCCCGGCACGCCTGGTGCTCAAGGAAGGCGTAGCGGTCAGCGACAGCCTGGCGGAAATCTCCGGCAAGCGCATCGGCGTGCAGCGTGGCTCGATCCACGAGCGCTTCGCCCGTGAAGTGCTGGCACCCAAGGGCGCAGTGGTCACGCCCTACAGCTCGCAGAACGAAATCTACCTGGACATCACCGCCGGCCGTCTGGACGGCACCGTCGCCGACGCCACCCTGCTGCAGGACGGCTTCCTGAAGACCGACGCCGGCAAGGGCTACGCATTCACCGGCCCGGCCTTCACCGACCCGAAATACTTCGGCGAAGGGATCGGCATTGCCGTGCGCAAGGGCGACAAGGAAAACCTCGAGCGCCTGAACGCCGCCATCGCGGCCATTCGCGCCAACGGCAAGTACAAGGCCATCCAGGACAAGTACTTCGACTTCGATATCTACGGTAAGTGA
- a CDS encoding M14 family metallopeptidase yields MQRIDHSLPWSSLGTSRQLSVFRFGAGERKAYIQASLHADELPGMRTAWELKQRLAQLEAQGALKGTVELVPVANPLGLGQLLQGAHQGRFEFASGRNFNRDFFELSEPVAAQVEGRLGDDPRANVQLIRQAMRDALAALPAAQSELEGLQRLLITHACDADVVLDLHCDAEAALHMYALPQHWPQWRSLAAHMGMKVALLAEDSGGSSFDEACSLPWLRLSRIFPQAQIPLACLATTLELGGQADTRREQVQAHADGILAFLAEQGFIEGAWPQAAGQACEGMPFEGTELFYAPHPGVVSFLRQPGVWVEEGEPLFEVIDPLSDQASTVCSTTAGVLFAVERLRYAQPGFWLAKVAGRTARRQGRLLSD; encoded by the coding sequence ATGCAACGTATCGATCATTCATTGCCCTGGAGCAGCCTGGGCACTTCGCGCCAGCTTTCGGTCTTCCGTTTCGGTGCCGGCGAGCGCAAGGCCTACATCCAGGCCAGCCTGCACGCCGATGAACTGCCGGGCATGCGCACCGCCTGGGAACTCAAGCAGCGCCTGGCGCAACTGGAGGCCCAGGGCGCGCTCAAGGGCACCGTCGAGCTGGTGCCGGTGGCCAACCCGCTGGGCCTGGGCCAACTGCTGCAAGGCGCGCACCAGGGGCGCTTCGAATTCGCCAGTGGGCGCAACTTCAACCGGGACTTCTTCGAGCTGAGCGAGCCGGTGGCGGCGCAGGTCGAGGGGCGCCTGGGCGACGACCCACGGGCCAATGTGCAGTTGATTCGCCAGGCCATGCGCGACGCGCTGGCCGCGCTGCCGGCCGCGCAAAGCGAGCTGGAAGGCTTGCAGCGCCTGCTGATCACCCATGCCTGCGATGCCGACGTGGTGCTCGACCTGCACTGTGACGCCGAAGCGGCGCTGCACATGTACGCCTTGCCGCAGCATTGGCCGCAGTGGCGCTCGCTGGCCGCCCACATGGGCATGAAGGTCGCGCTGCTGGCCGAGGACTCCGGCGGCAGTTCATTCGACGAAGCCTGCTCGCTGCCGTGGCTGCGCCTGTCGCGGATCTTCCCACAGGCGCAGATTCCGCTGGCCTGCCTGGCCACCACCCTGGAACTGGGCGGCCAGGCCGACACCCGCCGCGAGCAGGTGCAGGCGCACGCCGACGGCATCCTGGCGTTCCTTGCCGAGCAGGGCTTCATCGAAGGCGCCTGGCCACAGGCTGCCGGCCAGGCGTGCGAGGGCATGCCGTTCGAGGGTACCGAGCTGTTCTATGCACCGCATCCGGGCGTGGTGAGCTTCCTGCGTCAGCCGGGGGTATGGGTCGAGGAGGGCGAGCCGCTGTTCGAGGTCATCGACCCGTTGTCCGACCAGGCCAGCACCGTCTGTTCGACCACCGCTGGCGTGCTGTTCGCCGTCGAGCGGCTTCGCTACGCACAACCCGGTTTCTGGCTGGCCAAGGTGGCGGGGCGCACGGCGCGACGCCAGGGGCGCCTGCTCAGTGACTGA